The following are from one region of the Yoonia sp. R2331 genome:
- a CDS encoding GFA family protein, with the protein MTRTLTCHCGAVVLAFTPSEPLSEAARCDCSFCRRRAAATVSVPEADLTITKGAENLTLYQWNTNTAEHYFCKTCGIYTHHRRRINTSEFGVNLGAIDGVTPDELRGPGWNDGVNHPSDA; encoded by the coding sequence ATGACGCGCACCCTGACCTGTCACTGCGGCGCTGTAGTGCTGGCATTCACCCCCAGTGAGCCGCTGTCAGAGGCCGCGCGCTGCGATTGTTCCTTTTGCCGCCGCCGCGCTGCCGCCACGGTGTCAGTGCCAGAGGCCGATTTGACCATCACTAAAGGCGCGGAAAACCTGACGCTTTACCAATGGAACACCAACACGGCCGAGCACTACTTTTGCAAGACATGCGGCATCTACACCCACCACCGGCGGCGTATCAACACGTCCGAGTTTGGCGTGAACCTTGGCGCGATTGACGGCGTCACACCCGACGAACTGCGGGGCCCCGGCTGGAACGATGGTGTGAACCACCCCTCTGACGCTTAG
- the putA gene encoding bifunctional proline dehydrogenase/L-glutamate gamma-semialdehyde dehydrogenase PutA, whose product MPRDTQTTLRKQIDAAMYAAESAVVTDLVTQAALSDVDRARIHAAATDLVRQIRETSDPGLMEVFLAEYGLSTDEGIALMCLAEALLRVPDADTMDELIEDKIAPSDWGKHLGHSASSLVNASTWALMLTGRVLDDEKPGLTGALRGAVKRLGEPVIRTAVARAMREMGRQFVLGETITSAMKRADGMQAKGFTYSYDMLGEAARTDADAQQYHLAYSRAITAIAEHCRHGSVAENPGISVKLSALHPRYEVAQTDRVMTELVPRLRSLAVLAKSAGMGFNIDAEEADRLSLSLDVIEAALSEPALAGWDGFGVVVQAYGKRCGLVIDALHDMAERLDRKIMVRLVKGAYWDAEIKRAQVQGLDGFPVFTAKAHTDISYIANARKLLGLTDRIYPQFATHNAHTVAAVLDLARTLGRNAADYEFQRLHGMGEVLHTKVLQAQGTRCRIYAPVGAHEDLLAYLVRRLLENGANSSFVNQIVDEDVPASEVASDPFEAAGDLPNLTQPLDLFQPERPNSIGFDLTHAPTLANIEQTRAQFRTTVWAAAPLVSSGQNNPPRSVPHQQPVLNPAHPGDTVGHVIPSSPTDIAQALDHAAIWDAPATDRAAILNAAADAYEANAGEIFAILAREAGKAMPDAVAELREAVDFLRYYAAQIDAGAAPRGIWTCISPWNFPLAIFTGQIAAALAAGNAVLAKPAEQTPLIAHFAVSLLHRAGIPAASLQLLPGDGAVGAALTGDARINGVAFTGSTATAQKIATNMATHCAPGTPLIAETGGLNAMIVDSTALPEHAVRDILLASFRSAGQRCSALRCLYVQEDVAQNLLKMLYGAMDALTLGDPWALSTDVGPVIDDAARQIILDHIATARSEGRIMHQIPAPATGHFVPPTVIRVDSIAQMTREIFGPVLHVATFKSHALDHVIDTINATGYGLTFGLHTRIDDRVETVTTRINAGNIYVNRDQIGAIVGSQPFGGEGLSGTGPKAGGPHYLPRFTAPATAATAGQFDQDADIAALTKQLNTATPPAPQPVRDLPGPTGESNRLHAMPRGPVLCLGPGAAAAQAQADSVTALGGTAVMAQGNLPVSALTTLPLAAALWWGDADTARAYAKALTQRTGPITALITAQPDAAHVLHERHVCIDTTAAGGNAQLLAAMA is encoded by the coding sequence ATGCCCCGTGACACCCAAACCACCCTGCGCAAGCAGATCGACGCGGCCATGTATGCCGCCGAAAGCGCGGTGGTGACAGACCTTGTGACGCAAGCCGCCCTGTCAGACGTCGACCGCGCGCGTATTCACGCCGCCGCCACGGATCTGGTCCGTCAGATCCGCGAGACCTCTGATCCGGGCCTGATGGAGGTGTTTCTGGCCGAATACGGCCTTTCGACCGACGAAGGCATCGCGCTGATGTGTCTGGCAGAGGCGCTGTTGCGTGTTCCCGACGCCGACACCATGGATGAGCTAATCGAGGACAAGATCGCGCCCTCTGATTGGGGCAAACACCTGGGGCATTCCGCCTCCAGTCTCGTGAATGCCTCGACCTGGGCGCTGATGCTCACAGGCCGGGTGCTGGATGACGAAAAGCCGGGGCTGACCGGTGCGTTGCGCGGTGCCGTCAAACGGCTGGGCGAACCCGTGATCCGCACCGCTGTGGCGCGGGCCATGCGCGAGATGGGCCGCCAGTTTGTCCTGGGCGAGACGATCACAAGTGCGATGAAACGCGCCGACGGGATGCAGGCCAAAGGCTTTACCTACAGCTATGACATGTTGGGCGAAGCGGCCCGCACCGACGCGGATGCGCAGCAATACCATCTGGCCTATTCCCGCGCGATCACCGCCATTGCCGAACACTGCCGTCACGGCTCTGTCGCGGAAAACCCCGGCATTTCGGTCAAGCTATCGGCCCTGCACCCCCGCTATGAGGTCGCCCAGACCGACCGCGTGATGACCGAACTGGTGCCGCGCCTGCGGTCGCTGGCGGTGCTGGCGAAATCGGCGGGCATGGGGTTCAACATTGACGCGGAAGAGGCCGACCGCCTGTCGCTGTCGCTCGATGTGATCGAGGCAGCACTTTCCGAACCCGCTCTTGCCGGGTGGGACGGGTTTGGTGTCGTGGTGCAGGCCTATGGCAAACGTTGCGGGCTGGTGATCGACGCGCTGCACGACATGGCCGAACGGCTGGACCGCAAGATCATGGTCCGGCTGGTCAAGGGCGCCTATTGGGACGCCGAGATCAAGCGCGCTCAGGTGCAAGGGCTGGACGGATTCCCCGTCTTCACCGCCAAGGCGCACACCGACATCAGCTATATCGCCAACGCCCGCAAACTTCTGGGCCTGACCGACCGGATATACCCGCAATTCGCCACCCATAACGCCCATACTGTGGCCGCCGTGCTTGATCTGGCGCGCACCTTGGGCCGCAACGCCGCTGATTACGAATTCCAGCGCCTGCACGGCATGGGCGAGGTGCTCCATACCAAGGTTCTGCAAGCGCAAGGCACCCGCTGCCGCATCTATGCCCCCGTTGGCGCGCATGAAGACCTGCTCGCCTACCTTGTGCGGCGACTTTTGGAAAACGGTGCCAACTCTTCTTTCGTCAACCAGATCGTCGACGAAGACGTGCCCGCGTCAGAGGTCGCGTCTGACCCCTTTGAGGCCGCCGGTGATCTGCCAAATCTCACCCAACCGCTTGACCTTTTCCAACCAGAGCGCCCGAATTCCATCGGCTTTGACCTCACCCATGCGCCGACGCTTGCGAATATCGAACAAACTCGCGCGCAATTCCGCACAACGGTCTGGGCAGCAGCACCCCTCGTTTCTTCTGGCCAAAATAATCCCCCGCGGAGCGTCCCACACCAACAGCCCGTGCTGAACCCCGCCCATCCGGGCGACACGGTTGGTCATGTCATACCCAGCAGCCCCACCGACATCGCCCAAGCACTTGATCACGCCGCGATCTGGGATGCGCCGGCCACCGACCGTGCCGCCATCCTCAACGCCGCCGCTGACGCCTATGAAGCCAACGCGGGCGAGATTTTCGCCATTCTGGCGCGCGAGGCGGGCAAAGCCATGCCCGATGCCGTGGCCGAACTGCGCGAGGCGGTGGATTTCCTGCGCTACTACGCCGCCCAGATTGACGCTGGGGCCGCCCCGCGCGGCATCTGGACCTGCATCAGCCCGTGGAACTTCCCGCTTGCGATTTTCACCGGCCAAATCGCGGCGGCGCTGGCCGCCGGCAACGCGGTGCTCGCCAAACCGGCAGAGCAAACCCCGCTCATCGCCCATTTCGCGGTGTCTCTGCTGCATCGGGCCGGTATCCCAGCCGCCAGCCTGCAGCTGCTCCCCGGCGATGGCGCGGTGGGCGCGGCCCTGACTGGGGACGCGCGGATCAATGGTGTGGCTTTCACCGGCTCCACCGCCACGGCGCAAAAGATCGCGACCAACATGGCCACTCATTGTGCCCCCGGCACACCGCTGATCGCTGAAACCGGCGGGCTCAACGCCATGATCGTCGACAGCACTGCCTTGCCCGAACATGCCGTGCGCGACATCCTGCTGGCCTCTTTCCGCTCTGCCGGTCAGCGGTGTTCAGCCCTGCGCTGCCTTTACGTGCAAGAGGACGTGGCCCAAAACCTGCTCAAGATGCTCTATGGCGCGATGGATGCGCTGACGCTGGGCGACCCCTGGGCATTGTCCACCGATGTCGGCCCGGTGATCGACGATGCCGCGCGCCAAATCATTCTGGATCACATCGCGACCGCCCGGTCAGAGGGGCGGATCATGCACCAAATCCCGGCCCCCGCCACCGGCCACTTTGTGCCGCCCACCGTGATCCGGGTGGACAGCATCGCCCAGATGACCCGCGAAATCTTTGGACCCGTACTGCATGTAGCGACCTTCAAATCCCACGCGCTTGACCATGTGATCGACACGATCAACGCCACCGGCTACGGGCTGACCTTTGGCCTGCACACCCGCATCGACGACCGGGTGGAAACCGTGACCACGCGGATCAATGCAGGCAACATCTACGTCAACCGCGACCAGATCGGCGCGATTGTCGGCAGCCAACCCTTTGGCGGAGAGGGCCTTTCCGGCACCGGCCCCAAGGCGGGCGGCCCGCACTACCTGCCCCGCTTTACCGCCCCTGCAACTGCCGCCACCGCGGGCCAATTCGACCAAGATGCCGACATCGCCGCCCTGACCAAGCAACTCAACACGGCCACCCCACCTGCGCCGCAGCCGGTGCGCGATCTGCCCGGACCTACGGGCGAATCCAACCGGCTGCACGCGATGCCACGTGGCCCGGTGCTCTGCCTCGGCCCCGGTGCCGCGGCCGCGCAGGCGCAGGCCGACAGCGTGACCGCCCTGGGCGGCACAGCAGTGATGGCCCAAGGCAATCTGCCCGTATCCGCGCTGACCACCCTGCCGCTGGCGGCGGCCCTCTGGTGGGGCGATGCCGATACCGCGCGCGCCTACGCCAAGGCCCTGACGCAGCGCACCGGCCCGATCACCGCCCTGATCACAGCCCAGCCCGATGCCGCCCACGTCCTGCACGAACGCCACGTCTGCATCGACACCACAGCCGCCGGCGGCAACGCGCAGCTTTTGGCGGCGATGGCGTAG
- a CDS encoding LysR family transcriptional regulator, producing MHIEFRHLRTIKAIHDTGGLGRAADLLNITQSALSHQIKGIEDQAGVELFVRRTKPLRLSAAGMKLLAAAEEILPRVSALEAEFEGLIAGKSGRLHIAIECHACFEWLFPVLEAFRKAWPDVDVDIRPGLAFDALPALRREEVDLVVSSDPEDVAGTHFTPIFDYDAVFVAAAQHPLAQKPFIEAADFADQTLITYPVEQSRLDVFSQLLTPAGVQPANLRQVELTAVILLLVASNRGVAVLPDWVVRQVRYNSDYVTRPLTKDGVTRRLYAATRAEDTALPYMAHLIRLAKQEAVKLQSEAPR from the coding sequence ATGCATATTGAGTTTCGCCACCTGCGCACGATCAAGGCGATCCATGACACTGGCGGTCTGGGCCGCGCTGCGGATTTGCTGAACATTACGCAGTCCGCGCTGAGCCATCAGATCAAGGGGATCGAGGATCAGGCGGGGGTGGAGCTGTTTGTGCGGCGCACCAAGCCGCTGCGGCTGTCGGCGGCGGGGATGAAGTTGCTGGCGGCGGCAGAAGAGATCTTGCCACGGGTCAGCGCGCTGGAGGCGGAATTCGAAGGGTTGATCGCAGGCAAATCCGGGCGGCTGCATATCGCGATTGAGTGTCACGCCTGTTTTGAGTGGCTGTTCCCGGTGTTGGAGGCGTTTCGCAAGGCCTGGCCCGATGTGGACGTGGATATCCGCCCCGGCCTGGCCTTTGATGCGCTGCCTGCGTTGCGGCGGGAGGAGGTTGATCTTGTGGTCTCGTCCGATCCTGAGGATGTCGCGGGCACGCATTTCACGCCGATCTTTGACTATGACGCGGTGTTTGTCGCCGCGGCCCAGCATCCGCTGGCGCAAAAACCATTCATTGAGGCTGCGGATTTTGCCGATCAGACGCTGATTACCTATCCGGTGGAACAAAGCCGGTTGGATGTGTTCAGCCAGCTTTTGACGCCGGCAGGCGTGCAACCGGCCAATCTGCGGCAGGTCGAACTGACGGCGGTGATCCTGCTGCTGGTCGCCTCGAACCGGGGCGTTGCGGTGCTGCCCGACTGGGTGGTGCGGCAAGTGCGGTATAACTCGGATTATGTGACGCGACCACTGACCAAAGACGGGGTGACCCGACGGCTTTATGCGGCAACGCGAGCCGAGGATACAGCGTTGCCCTATATGGCGCATCTGATCCGGCTGGCAAAGCAAGAAGCGGTGAAGTTGCAGAGCGAGGCACCAAGGTGA
- a CDS encoding Lrp/AsnC family transcriptional regulator: protein MAERTDELDNFDQKILDVLAVEGRISVTALAHRIGLSKSPTQARLRRLEESGVIRGYRALFDAIRLGHDYVAFVEVKLSDTREAALAQFNAAVMQVAEIEQCHLIAGSFDYLLKVRTTGMTGYRAVLADKLSTLPHVSHTSTYMAMQAVKEEGLSPRAPLADS from the coding sequence ATGGCCGAACGCACTGACGAATTGGATAATTTCGACCAAAAGATACTGGACGTTCTGGCCGTGGAAGGGCGGATCAGTGTAACAGCATTGGCCCACAGGATCGGCCTGTCGAAATCGCCCACGCAGGCGCGGCTGCGGCGACTGGAGGAAAGCGGTGTGATCCGGGGGTATCGGGCGCTGTTTGACGCGATCCGGCTGGGGCACGACTACGTCGCCTTTGTTGAGGTCAAGCTGAGTGATACGCGCGAGGCGGCGTTGGCGCAGTTCAATGCCGCGGTGATGCAGGTGGCCGAGATTGAACAATGCCATCTGATCGCGGGGTCGTTTGACTATCTGTTAAAGGTGCGCACAACCGGGATGACCGGCTATCGCGCTGTTTTAGCAGACAAATTATCGACGCTGCCGCATGTCTCCCACACCTCGACCTATATGGCGATGCAGGCCGTCAAGGAAGAGGGTCTCTCGCCACGGGCGCCATTGGCGGACAGCTGA
- the metG gene encoding methionine--tRNA ligase, with protein sequence MARHLITSAIPYINGIKHLGNLVGSQLPADLYARYLRMRGHEVLFLCATDEHGTPAELAAAKAGKPVADYCAEMHSVQAQIADDFGLSFDHFGRSSSPQNHALTQAFAGRLHDVGLIREVTEEQVYSHTDGRFLPDRYIEGTCPNCGFESARGDQCDNCTKQLDPTDLIEPHSTISGATDLEVRETKHLYLRQSTMRDDLQKWIDSKTDWPVLTTSIAKKWLNDGDGLQDRGITRDLDWGIPVKQGDQDWPGMEGKVFYVWFDAPIEYIACAQEWQDAGKGADWERWWRTDKGADDVTYTQFMGKDNVPFHTLSFPATILGSQEPWKLVDYIKSFNYLNYDGGQFSTSRGRGVFMDQALDILPADVWRWWLLSHAPESSDAEFTWEAFQTDVNKDLADVLGNFVSRITKFCRSKFSEAVPDGAYGPAEHALIADLSEKVAQYQAHMDAIEVRKAAAALRAIWVAGNEYLQAEAPWSTIKEDEAKAAGQVRLGLNLIRLYGILSAPFIPTMSRTMLDAMNTDDSWPTDVATALDVLKPGHAFTVPDNLFTKITDDQRTEWASRFAGTRA encoded by the coding sequence ATGGCCCGGCACCTCATCACATCGGCGATACCCTATATTAACGGGATCAAGCACCTTGGAAACCTTGTGGGCAGCCAACTACCTGCTGACCTTTATGCGCGCTATCTGCGGATGCGCGGGCATGAGGTGCTGTTTTTGTGCGCCACAGATGAACACGGCACCCCGGCAGAGCTGGCCGCCGCCAAAGCGGGCAAGCCAGTCGCCGATTACTGCGCAGAAATGCACAGCGTTCAGGCCCAAATCGCTGATGATTTTGGTCTGTCCTTCGACCACTTTGGCCGGTCTTCCAGCCCGCAGAACCATGCACTGACGCAGGCCTTTGCCGGGCGCCTGCACGACGTCGGCCTGATCCGCGAAGTGACCGAGGAACAGGTTTATTCCCACACCGATGGGCGCTTCCTCCCCGACCGCTATATCGAGGGCACCTGCCCCAACTGCGGATTTGAAAGCGCGCGCGGCGACCAATGTGACAATTGCACCAAGCAGTTGGACCCCACTGACCTGATCGAACCTCATTCGACCATCTCGGGCGCCACCGATCTGGAAGTGCGCGAGACCAAGCATCTGTACCTGCGCCAATCCACCATGCGTGACGACCTGCAGAAATGGATCGACAGCAAAACCGACTGGCCCGTGCTGACCACTTCGATTGCCAAGAAATGGCTGAACGATGGCGACGGCTTGCAAGATCGCGGCATCACCCGTGACCTTGACTGGGGCATTCCTGTCAAACAGGGCGATCAGGACTGGCCCGGCATGGAAGGCAAAGTCTTTTACGTCTGGTTTGACGCGCCGATTGAATACATCGCCTGTGCGCAGGAATGGCAGGACGCGGGCAAAGGCGCCGACTGGGAACGCTGGTGGCGCACCGACAAGGGCGCGGATGACGTGACCTACACCCAGTTCATGGGCAAGGACAACGTGCCGTTCCACACCCTGTCGTTCCCGGCGACCATTCTGGGCAGTCAGGAACCGTGGAAGCTGGTCGATTACATCAAATCGTTCAACTACCTCAACTACGACGGCGGCCAGTTCAGCACCTCGCGCGGGCGCGGTGTCTTCATGGATCAGGCGCTGGACATCCTGCCCGCTGATGTCTGGCGCTGGTGGCTGCTATCCCATGCGCCCGAAAGCTCTGACGCTGAATTCACCTGGGAGGCGTTCCAGACGGATGTGAACAAAGACCTCGCTGACGTGCTGGGCAACTTTGTCAGCCGCATCACCAAGTTCTGCCGCTCTAAATTTTCCGAGGCCGTGCCAGACGGTGCTTACGGCCCCGCCGAACATGCGCTGATCGCGGACCTGTCCGAGAAAGTCGCGCAATATCAGGCGCATATGGACGCAATCGAAGTGCGCAAAGCCGCCGCCGCCCTGCGCGCCATTTGGGTGGCAGGCAACGAATACCTGCAGGCAGAGGCACCGTGGTCCACCATCAAGGAAGATGAGGCAAAAGCCGCCGGTCAGGTCCGTCTGGGCCTGAACCTGATCCGCCTCTACGGCATCCTCTCGGCCCCCTTCATCCCCACGATGTCTCGCACGATGCTGGACGCAATGAACACCGACGACAGCTGGCCCACGGATGTGGCGACGGCCTTGGACGTACTTAAACCGGGCCATGCGTTTACCGTGCCTGACAACTTGTTCACCAAGATCACCGACGATCAGCGTACCGAATGGGCCTCGCGCTTTGCAGGCACCCGTGCCTGA
- a CDS encoding tetratricopeptide repeat protein: MKWIIVLCLTASTAAAEVCPDAPDHDAALAGIIADLKVSRGTGEARQLSDQLWALWTDAPDARAQRLLDLGMQQMAGGLLARSQETLGQLVDYCPDYAEGYNQRAFAAYLQQDFAAALVDLDRALAITPNHVAAMAGRGLTLMGLGRAEEAQVQLKAAVALNPWLSERALITDDPGTDI; this comes from the coding sequence ATGAAGTGGATCATCGTATTGTGTCTGACGGCCAGCACCGCAGCGGCAGAGGTCTGCCCGGATGCGCCCGATCATGATGCGGCGCTGGCGGGGATCATTGCGGATCTCAAAGTGTCACGCGGCACGGGCGAGGCGCGCCAGTTGAGCGATCAGCTGTGGGCGCTGTGGACGGATGCACCCGACGCGCGGGCGCAGCGGTTGCTGGACCTTGGGATGCAGCAGATGGCCGGTGGTTTGCTGGCAAGATCGCAAGAGACACTTGGGCAATTGGTCGACTATTGCCCCGACTATGCCGAAGGCTACAACCAGCGCGCCTTTGCCGCCTATCTGCAGCAGGATTTCGCGGCGGCGCTTGTAGATCTGGACCGGGCGCTTGCGATCACGCCGAACCACGTGGCGGCGATGGCCGGACGGGGGCTGACGCTGATGGGCTTGGGCCGCGCGGAAGAGGCGCAGGTGCAGCTGAAGGCGGCCGTGGCCTTGAACCCCTGGCTGAGTGAGCGGGCCCTGATCACCGACGATCCGGGCACCGATATCTGA
- a CDS encoding rhomboid family intramembrane serine protease — protein sequence MFPIRDHNPSNRTPYVTYTLMALNIGIWLFGLAFITTNAQINALYFNYAMIPLRISGGEGYHTLVTSVFLHAGFMHLAGNMLFLFIFGDNLEDEMGHIPFLIFYLACGAGAALAQWAVAPGSPVPTVGASGAIAGVMGGYLLLFPKAKVDIFIFFVIIFRIIPIPAWVMLAVWFALQLFNGIGNDGSGGGVAYWAHAGGFVIGFVLTIPLWLRLGAMTYWDRTEGHPPHPEAKYPIRTTRIPKVPRR from the coding sequence ATGTTCCCGATCCGCGACCACAACCCGTCCAACCGCACGCCCTATGTCACCTACACATTGATGGCGCTCAACATCGGCATCTGGCTCTTTGGGCTGGCCTTCATCACCACCAACGCGCAGATCAACGCGCTTTATTTCAACTACGCGATGATCCCCCTGCGCATTTCGGGTGGAGAGGGTTATCACACCCTCGTCACCTCGGTCTTTCTGCACGCAGGCTTTATGCATCTTGCCGGTAACATGCTGTTTTTGTTTATCTTCGGTGACAACCTCGAAGATGAGATGGGCCATATCCCGTTCCTGATCTTCTATCTGGCCTGCGGTGCCGGTGCGGCGCTGGCGCAATGGGCCGTGGCCCCCGGCAGCCCGGTGCCGACCGTGGGCGCATCAGGCGCAATCGCAGGTGTCATGGGTGGCTATCTGCTGCTCTTCCCCAAGGCCAAGGTTGATATCTTCATCTTCTTTGTCATCATCTTCCGCATCATCCCAATCCCCGCCTGGGTCATGCTGGCGGTCTGGTTCGCCCTGCAGCTTTTCAACGGCATCGGCAACGATGGATCAGGTGGCGGCGTGGCCTATTGGGCCCATGCGGGCGGGTTCGTTATCGGGTTTGTACTGACCATCCCGTTGTGGCTGCGACTGGGGGCGATGACGTATTGGGACCGCACAGAAGGGCACCCGCCCCACCCCGAAGCAAAATACCCAATCCGCACCACACGCATCCCAAAGGTCCCGCGCCGATGA
- a CDS encoding AAA family ATPase, whose protein sequence is MPDTAPIIHINGWSGTGKLTIARELAQMIGARLLDNHTLMNAALALFDRGTPEYRALRQDLRDTAFAAASDLPATTALVLTDAFSDDPYEEQLFADVLALAKTRGARLIRVILDITEGENLRRLTGPGRVEARKLTDPDILRDHRANHVLLGHDDPTAIHLDVTDLSPKDAALDLIGRAGLLP, encoded by the coding sequence GTGCCTGACACGGCCCCAATTATCCACATCAACGGCTGGTCCGGGACCGGCAAGCTGACCATCGCGCGTGAATTGGCGCAGATGATCGGCGCGCGCCTTCTGGACAATCATACCCTGATGAATGCGGCCCTGGCACTTTTTGACCGGGGCACACCAGAATATCGGGCGCTGCGTCAGGACCTGCGCGACACCGCATTTGCTGCCGCCAGCGACCTACCTGCGACAACCGCGCTTGTGCTGACCGACGCCTTTTCCGATGACCCCTACGAGGAACAGCTTTTTGCCGATGTGCTGGCCCTCGCCAAGACCCGGGGCGCGCGCCTGATCCGCGTCATTCTCGACATTACTGAAGGTGAAAACCTGCGCCGCCTGACCGGCCCCGGCCGGGTCGAGGCGCGCAAACTGACCGACCCCGACATCCTGCGGGATCACCGCGCCAACCATGTCCTTCTGGGGCATGATGACCCCACCGCGATCCACCTTGACGTCACCGACCTTTCGCCCAAGGATGCGGCACTAGACCTGATCGGGCGCGCGGGCCTTTTGCCTTAA
- a CDS encoding inositol monophosphatase family protein produces the protein MAGSANLNVMMKTARKAGRQLVKDFGEVEQLQVSRKGPGDFVSRADRQAEETIREDLMAARPTYGFLGEEGTEIEGEDPTRRWIVDPLDGTTNFLHGLGHWAVSIALEHKGQIVAGVIYDPVKDEMFYAEKGFGAFVNEARIRVSARHRMAEALFATGLPFSGRADLPETLQDLARILPACSGVRRFGAAALDLAYVAAGRYDGFWERRLHAWDIAAGIVIAKEAGAIVEPLNPAGDILADGEIIVANSDIFDAFAKVVRNT, from the coding sequence ATGGCTGGCAGCGCAAACCTCAACGTCATGATGAAGACGGCCCGCAAGGCGGGGCGGCAGCTGGTCAAGGACTTTGGCGAGGTTGAACAATTGCAGGTCAGCCGCAAGGGGCCGGGCGACTTTGTCAGCCGTGCCGACAGACAGGCCGAAGAGACGATCCGCGAAGACCTGATGGCCGCGCGCCCGACCTATGGGTTTCTGGGCGAGGAAGGCACCGAGATCGAAGGCGAGGACCCGACGCGCCGCTGGATCGTCGACCCGCTGGATGGCACCACCAATTTCCTGCACGGGTTGGGCCATTGGGCGGTGTCCATCGCGCTGGAACATAAAGGCCAGATCGTTGCGGGCGTGATCTATGACCCAGTCAAGGACGAGATGTTTTATGCCGAAAAGGGCTTTGGCGCGTTTGTGAACGAGGCGCGGATCAGAGTCTCGGCCCGGCATCGCATGGCGGAGGCCCTTTTTGCGACCGGCCTGCCGTTTTCGGGCCGCGCGGACCTGCCCGAAACGCTGCAGGACCTTGCGCGCATCCTGCCTGCATGTTCGGGCGTGCGGCGCTTTGGGGCGGCGGCGCTGGATTTGGCCTATGTGGCCGCGGGCCGCTATGACGGGTTCTGGGAACGGCGTCTGCACGCATGGGACATCGCTGCAGGCATTGTGATCGCCAAGGAGGCGGGTGCCATTGTTGAGCCGCTGAACCCCGCGGGCGACATTTTGGCCGATGGCGAGATCATCGTGGCCAACAGTGACATCTTTGACGCCTTCGCCAAAGTGGTCCGCAACACCTAA
- a CDS encoding lytic transglycosylase domain-containing protein — translation MFRTLPLLAVLTAFAAPAAHAAGCITDKASFGAYKNALAQDAANAGVGGAGMQALSSAGLSDITWRFESRPSSQTGVSYGDPAEFLAKRTQSTAGAFVSAAKRKMTQNQNVFDALERQYGVPGSILVTIWGLETSWGGYLGNSPVVGSAVTLASYCRRHPRFEPHAIAAMQLVDRGVITANTRGGPSGELGHMQFLAGNWARFGVDATGDGRADPYNPVDALASAANMLRANGWQAGQPFGQGTRNFGVLSAWNDSGNYQRAIAYSAQQIDG, via the coding sequence ATGTTCCGCACCCTTCCCCTCCTCGCCGTACTTACCGCCTTTGCAGCACCCGCCGCCCATGCCGCAGGCTGCATCACCGACAAGGCCAGCTTTGGTGCCTACAAAAACGCGCTAGCACAGGACGCCGCGAATGCGGGCGTTGGCGGCGCAGGAATGCAGGCGCTGTCATCGGCAGGACTTTCGGATATCACGTGGCGGTTCGAATCACGGCCCTCGTCCCAGACCGGTGTCAGCTACGGTGACCCAGCAGAGTTCCTTGCAAAGCGTACCCAATCTACCGCCGGTGCCTTTGTCAGCGCCGCCAAACGCAAGATGACCCAGAATCAGAACGTCTTTGACGCACTTGAACGGCAATACGGTGTGCCCGGCTCGATCCTTGTAACGATCTGGGGGCTCGAGACGTCGTGGGGCGGCTATCTGGGCAATTCCCCGGTGGTTGGTTCCGCTGTGACGCTGGCCTCTTATTGCCGCCGTCATCCCCGGTTTGAACCCCATGCCATTGCCGCGATGCAACTGGTGGATCGTGGTGTGATTACTGCAAATACACGCGGCGGCCCCTCGGGCGAATTGGGCCATATGCAGTTTCTGGCAGGCAATTGGGCACGCTTTGGCGTGGATGCCACCGGAGATGGCCGTGCGGATCCCTACAACCCGGTTGATGCACTTGCCTCTGCCGCCAACATGCTGCGCGCAAACGGCTGGCAGGCCGGTCAGCCCTTTGGTCAGGGCACGCGGAATTTCGGCGTCCTGTCGGCCTGGAACGACAGCGGCAACTACCAGCGCGCCATCGCCTATTCTGCCCAGCAGATTGACGGCTGA